A genome region from Nycticebus coucang isolate mNycCou1 chromosome 4, mNycCou1.pri, whole genome shotgun sequence includes the following:
- the RDH14 gene encoding retinol dehydrogenase 14: MTLATAAALLAALGGALWLATRRFVSPRVQRLHRGGSPGLMHGKTVLITGANSGLGRATAAELLRLGARVIMGCRDRARAEEAAGQLRRELQAEESGSDPSAGGAGELVVRELDLASLRSVRAFCHEILQEEPRLDVLINNAGIFQCPYMKTEDGFEMQFGVNHLGHFLLTNLLLGLLKSSAPSRIVVVSSKLYKYGDINFEDLNSEQSYNKSFCYSRSKLANILFTRELARRLEGTNVTVNVLHPGIVRTNLGRHIHIPLLVKPLFNLVSWAFFKTPIEGAQTSIYLASSPEVEGMSGRYFGDCKEEELLPKAMDESLARKLWDISEVMVGMLK; the protein is encoded by the exons ATGACCTTGGCTACCGCGGCGGCATTATTGGCCGCACTAGGTGGGGCGCTGTGGTTGGCGACCCGTCGGTTCGTGAGCCCCCGGGTCCAGCGGCTGCACCGAGGTGGGAGCCCTGGCCTCATGCACGGGAAGACCGTGCTGATAACAGGGGCGAACAGTGGCCTGGGCCGCGCCACAGCCGCCGAGCTGCTGCGCCTGGGGGCGCGAGTGATCATGGGCTGCCGGGACCGCGCGCGCGCCGAGGAGGCGGCTGGCCAGCTCCGCCGTGAGCTCCAGGCTGAGGAGTCCGGGTCAGACCCCAGCGCCGGCGGGGCAGGCGAGCTTGTCGTCAGGGAGTTGGACCTCGCGTCGCTGCGCTCGGTGCGCGCCTTCTGCCACGAGATTCTCCAG GAAGAGCCAAGGTTGGATGTCTTGATCAATAATGCAGGGATCTTCCAGTGCCCTTACATGAAGACCGAAGATGGTTTTGAAATGCAGTTTGGAGTGAACCATCTGGGGCACTTCCTACTCACCAATCTCCTCCTTGGACTCCTCAAAAGTTCAGCCCCCAGCAGGATTGTTGTGGTTTCTTCCAAACTTTATAAATATGGAGATATCAACTTTGAAGACCTGAACAGTGAGCAAAGCTATAATAAAAGCTTTTGTTATAGTCGGAGCAAACTGGCTAACATTCTTTTTACCAGGGAACTAGCCCGCCGATTAGAAGGCACAAACGTTACTGTCAACGTTTTACATCCTGGTATTGTACGGACTAACCTTGGGAGGCACATACACATTCCACTGTTGGTCAAGCCACTCTTCAATTTGGTGTCATGGGCTTTCTTCAAGACTCCAATAGAAGGTGCCCAGACATCCATTTATTTAGCCTCTTCGCCTGAGGTGGAAGGTATGTCAGGAAGGTACTTTGGGGATTGTAAAGAGGAAGAACTATTGCCTAAAGCTATGGATGAGTCCCTTGCAAGAAAACTCTGGGATATCAGTGAAGTGATGGTTGGCATGTTAAAATAG